The DNA window GTTGGAAACGACGGACGTACCAACGCACTCACAACACGTCCGCCCGCCGGCGGATTGTCGCCTTTCGGGTTCGACTTTGCCCAGCGCAATTTGTTAGTCGCCACCCACAACTTTTTTGACGGGCCCGGCCTCGGCGCCGCAGCTTCCTACCGAGTTGCCGTGGATGGTGGTGTGAGCACCGTGACTCCAAACCTGTCCAACGGCCAGACCGCCTCGTGCTGGCTGACCATCACCAACAATGGGCGCTACGCCTACGTGACGAACCCGATTTCGGCCACTGTCACCAGCTACTCAATCGCGCGCGACGGCAGCCTTAGCTTGCTGCAGGCGGTGACCGCCGATTTAAGTGGCGGCGATCCCAGAGACCCGGCTCTGACCGACAATGGCCGCTACCTATATGTGCTTAATAATACAACGGCGGTCGTCAGTGCTTTCCGGGTGGAAGGAGATGGCAGCCTAACGCTTTTGGATTTTAAGGCGGCGGATGGATTCCCATCGGGCGCCAACGGCCTCGCCGCGCGCTAACGAAGCAGGGGAATCCGCGGCTGCAACAAATGGAAGGAAAAGCCGGGGATCGAGCCGCAAGCGAAAGCTTACGCAAAGCGCGGAGAGAACGACTGGCAGCCGGGCAGCCCGTCAGGATACTCTTGGCAAGCCCAAAATGCGCCAATCTTTACATAATCCTGACCGAATATGTATGGTAGCGCACATAGCGCGGACCATTCGCTCTTTATAATTCCAATGCGTCGGTCGAATTCACAGGGCGTGGGCGCCGCCTCGGCGCTGCAACGAACGCGCATTAGCGCAAACTTTAATTCGGCTAAAAAAGATAACGAGGGAGACGAGAATGCATGGAACAAGAAGCGTCCTTTCAAGAAGCGTTGATTGCGCTTGCATCGCCGCAGCAATAGCCGGCTGTGGTGGCAATGTAACAAGGGTGACAATGCCACGGCTCCCCCGCAACTCAGCGTTCCGATGGCCCGTCTAAGGCGGGACTCCTACTCCCCGTCAGGACGGCAACGCCGCCGCCGGGCGGGATGTTTCCGCTTCGAGACCCTCGGCAACGAACGCTTCTGGACGGATGCCGCGCGCGGCTGCCCAAAGGCATTAAGGATGCGAAGGTGACGCCCGTCCAAGCTTTAAAGTTGGGTCTAATGGTGGATGTCGAGGCACTGGACTCGGCCACCCAGCAAGCTGTGGCGGCAGAACTCAAGACCGACTTGTCACGGGAAAATGCTCCACTGCTTAATGACCCCAGGACGACTTCGCGTTGCTTGTAATGATCGCTGCGATCCGGGCGGCGTAGGCCGCACCGTAGTTGAGGGTGGAGTGGTCAACGAATCTACCGATCCCAAGCAGCGCGCGCGGAAACGAGGAGATTAAAATGAAAGCTGCCTTTCTAAAGATGATGCTCACTGCGGCAGGTTGCGCGGCAGTCCTAAGCAGTTGCAGCACTGAGGGCGGCCCTACCGCCGTTGCGCCTCGGGGCTCCGATGGTCCCGCGACGACGGCTAGCCCGCCTGCGCATCAGCGCGGAAATGCCGCGACCGGCCGCGATGTTTTCCGCTTTGAAACTTTCGGCAACGAGGGCTTCTGGACCGATGCCGCGCGCTTGCCGAAGGGAATGATGGACGCGAAGTTCACACCGAAGCAGGCTCTGGAGGCCGGGCTGCAAGTCGATATCGACGCCGTCGATCCCGCGCTGCGGAAGAAGATGGAAGCGGAACTAAGAACCGATATGTCACCGCAGAACGCCCCCATGCTCAACGACCCTAAGACGACGGTCGCGCTGATTAACGCGAATGCCGTAGTCGGCATGGTTCCGAAAGACTCCAACGGCGATGGCAAGCTCGACGTCACGAACGGCGACAAGGTCGGTGTCGCTTGCACGATCTGTCATACCATCACCGACAAATCGGTGTTCGACTTGCCCAACGGTGGCTCGATTGGCCGCCGCGTCGATGGTCCTGCCGCGCTGACGTTGAACGTCGGCAAGCTGCTGGCCATGGCCGCCAACTCAAGAGCTTTTTATCCGAATTTGCAGCAATCCTTCCTCGGTATCAGCCTCGGCCGGGCGCCTTCGGGCTTAGGTCCTGAATCGACCGAGGCCGAAGTCGACGCCTATCTAGGCAATCCCGCCTATTATCCGGTCGGCACCTTCGACGAGACACAGGATGGCCACGGCAATCCGGTCAAAAACACTCCGCTGTTCCGTCAAGATCTGGCGGCACCGTATGGCAGCGCGGGCGAGTTCAAGCTGCTCGATGACATCAGCAACGCGTCCTACACGACCAACCTCGATCCGACGACCTTGGTAACGGCCGAGGGACGCGAGCTGCTGCAGATCAAAGCCGGCCGCGCCGGCAAACAAATGGCCGACGAGTACGCCAAAATACTGAAAGACACGGGCGTAACCGGCTACCCATTCGTCAAAGCCAAACTGACCGGCAAGGCCGGCGATCCCGCCAATCCGGTGGGACGGCGCGTCGACAACCAGAAACTGCTCGACATGAACGCCTACCTCGACAGCCTGCCCGCTCCCGCCGGCGTCAAAGTAAACGCCGAGACGTTTGCGCGCGGCCGGCAACTGTTTCGCGCCAACTGCACAGAATGTCATAACGTCGATCAAGGCAAATTCGTGCCGCCGACGCTCGTGGAGATGAAAGCTATCTGGCCTGCCTACATCCCGATTCCGGTTGGTCTGCGCGGCGATTCCAGGCTCAGCACAATTGTGAATTCGCCGGGAATTTTCGATGACAAGATGATCGTTGTCGACGCCAGCGACCGCGGCGAGAAACGTGGTAACGCCCTGCCGCTGCTGCTCGATTTGGCGCGGACAAATATTTTTTTGCACGATGCTTCGGTGCCGAGCCTGGATAACTTGCTGGATCCGGTGCGTGGCGACGACGCTCCGCATCCGTTCTATCTCAAGGATGCCGGGCAGCGGGCCGATATGGTGACGTTCCTGCGTAGCGCGGATACGAGTAATTGACCCATGAAGCCACTTTCCAAAGCCAGGCTGATCGCGCACTTCCATCGCGGTGGCGCTGCTTTGGTAGCCGGCGGTTTGCGCCGTAAGCGGAGGTGCCCCGTCGCAATCATCGGATGCCAAGTCTGACATTCGGCGCTTGCGTGCCGCGTTGCATGGCGTCCGCAAAGATTTCAACAGTCGGATAACGCTGCTTAAGAACACGCCGCTGTACTCGCTGGCCTGTAAGTTTGCCGCGCCATAACTGACCAATCCAAGGAGCTATTAGTCAGCCCAGGTGCCATCTTTCACAAAAGACAACGCCATGAACCAGACAGCCGCGCAAGGATCGATTCTCATTGTCGAAGACAATCCCACAACCTCCCAGCTTTTGTCGGTCTATCTCGAGCGCGAAGGGTACAACACCGTCGCCGCCTTTTCGGGGCAGCAGGCTTTGGATCTGGCTGCCCGGCATAACGTGGTGTTGACCGTGCTTGACATCATGCTGCCCGATCTTGATGGATGGGAAGTCTGCCGCAGGTTGCGCAGCGCATCCACGGTTCCGATCATGATCGTCTCGGCGCTCGGCCAGGCGCATCAGCGCCTCAAAGGATTTACGCTCGGCGCCGACGATTACCTGGCGAAGCCTTTCAGCTTCAGCGAACTCGTTGCGCGGGTCAAAGCGATTCTGCGCCGCACTGGCGTGGAGACGGCCGAAACCGCACTCTCGTGCCGCGGCCTCACGCTCGACCTCGACAAACGCCAGGTTACGCTGAACGGTCAGCGCATCCAGTTGACGCGCTCCGAGTATCGGCTGCTGGAGGCGCTGATGACATCGCCCGGCCGCATTTTTTTTCGCGGCGAACTGATGAAGAGGCTTTATCCGAACGGCGGCGTCGTCGTCGATCGCGTCATCGATGTTCATATCGGCAACCTGCGGCAGAAGATCGAAGTCGAGCCGTGTCGTCCTCAATACGTACTGACCGCGCGCGGCCTCGGCTACGCGTTCACCGATGAGGCGGCGCCTGCTGCCGACCCAACGCTTGGCTAAACTGGCGGTACAAAGCCGCCTCGTCTGGAAACTGCTTGGCATCATCGCGCTCGCGATTCCGCTGGCGCTCGTAGTCGTCTGGCTGGCCATCGATTTTTTTGCCCTCGACTATTTCAGTTCGCTGCTCGAACAATTTGGCGTTCCGCAAAAGGAAAAGGTCATGGACATGTTCCTTGACTCGGTGCATCGCTACCTGCTTTGGTCCGGCTTTGCCGCCATCATCCTGGCTCTGGCTTTGAGCTTCGTGCTGATCAAGATGATTCTGCGCCCGCTGTACCAGATGATTGCCATTACCGGAAAGGTTTCCGCGGGCGACTACACAGGGCGAGTCGAAGTCTCGTCCGCGGACGAGGTCGGCCAGTTGGGGGAAGCCTTCAACATGATGATCGACAACCTGAACCGGCTTGAAAATCTGCGCAAAAAATTGGTCGTCGACGTCGCTCACGAACTGCGCGCGCCGCTGACCAATATGCGCGGCTACCTCGAAGCCTTGAGCGACGGCATCCTGCCGCCGTCGAAAAAAATCCTCGAATCGCTGCATCAGGAAACCTTGCGGCTCGGCAACCTGGCCGAAGATTTATTGAGCTTGAGCGTGGCCGATGCCGCGCGTCTGACGCTCGAACGCCGAAAAATCGATCTCGGCGAACTGCTTTCCCATAG is part of the Burkholderiales bacterium genome and encodes:
- a CDS encoding HAMP domain-containing protein; translated protein: MAKLAVQSRLVWKLLGIIALAIPLALVVVWLAIDFFALDYFSSLLEQFGVPQKEKVMDMFLDSVHRYLLWSGFAAIILALALSFVLIKMILRPLYQMIAITGKVSAGDYTGRVEVSSADEVGQLGEAFNMMIDNLNRLENLRKKLVVDVAHELRAPLTNMRGYLEALSDGILPPSKKILESLHQETLRLGNLAEDLLSLSVADAARLTLERRKIDLGELLSHSLNLFKNEFAEKAIAVETKTPNEPVEVIADAEKLAQILQNLLDNAWKFTPHGGRVRIAMERSPGRIRVVFANTGEPLSDDDLPLIFERFYRAEKSRSRDGGGAGIGLAIVKELIEAHAGKVGAENSGGAIRIWFTLPA
- a CDS encoding response regulator transcription factor, whose translation is MNQTAAQGSILIVEDNPTTSQLLSVYLEREGYNTVAAFSGQQALDLAARHNVVLTVLDIMLPDLDGWEVCRRLRSASTVPIMIVSALGQAHQRLKGFTLGADDYLAKPFSFSELVARVKAILRRTGVETAETALSCRGLTLDLDKRQVTLNGQRIQLTRSEYRLLEALMTSPGRIFFRGELMKRLYPNGGVVVDRVIDVHIGNLRQKIEVEPCRPQYVLTARGLGYAFTDEAAPAADPTLG
- a CDS encoding c-type cytochrome gives rise to the protein MLTAAGCAAVLSSCSTEGGPTAVAPRGSDGPATTASPPAHQRGNAATGRDVFRFETFGNEGFWTDAARLPKGMMDAKFTPKQALEAGLQVDIDAVDPALRKKMEAELRTDMSPQNAPMLNDPKTTVALINANAVVGMVPKDSNGDGKLDVTNGDKVGVACTICHTITDKSVFDLPNGGSIGRRVDGPAALTLNVGKLLAMAANSRAFYPNLQQSFLGISLGRAPSGLGPESTEAEVDAYLGNPAYYPVGTFDETQDGHGNPVKNTPLFRQDLAAPYGSAGEFKLLDDISNASYTTNLDPTTLVTAEGRELLQIKAGRAGKQMADEYAKILKDTGVTGYPFVKAKLTGKAGDPANPVGRRVDNQKLLDMNAYLDSLPAPAGVKVNAETFARGRQLFRANCTECHNVDQGKFVPPTLVEMKAIWPAYIPIPVGLRGDSRLSTIVNSPGIFDDKMIVVDASDRGEKRGNALPLLLDLARTNIFLHDASVPSLDNLLDPVRGDDAPHPFYLKDAGQRADMVTFLRSADTSN